DNA from Bradyrhizobium diazoefficiens USDA 110:
CGCCGTCTTGTCGAACAGCACGACACCGCTATCGGTGTAAAGCGCAGCGTCGCCGTTAGCGCGGATCGACATCGAGACGCCGACCTCCTGCGACAGTTTCGAAACGATGCTGTCCCGCTGGTCGAGGTAGTCGGTGACGTCGTCACCGGCAATCGTCCCCCTCACGACCGCGTTGTTGACCTTGTCGAACTGCGTAAGGAGCTGGTTGATGTTGGCGACCGAGGTCGCCATGTCGGCGTCCGCGCCCTCACGGACCGATTGCACGGTATTGGTCGCCTGGTTGAGCGCCGTCGCCATGTCCTTGGCGGACGTGATCGCCGCCTGCGCCAGCGTGGTGTTGTCGGGGGCGTTGGCATATTGCTGCAGCGCCTTCTTCAGCGCATTGAGCTGCGCCGTCGGCGACTGGTCGAGCTCCGTATCGTCCACCGTGGCAGATGCGATCTTCTGGAGACCGTCATAGATCGCGCCCTGCTTGGCCGACGACGAGGTCGCGGTCAGGACGTTGTTGTAGAGACCTGAGCTGGCGGCGCGCTGGATCGACGCCACATAGACGCCGGCCCCGGGCAGATTGTCCAGCACGGCGATCTTGCGCGAATAGCCGGCGGCGCTGGCACCGGCGATATTGCGCGAGATCGTCGAGGACTGGATGCCCGACGCCATGAGCGAAGCGCGAGCGGAGTCGAGAGCAGCGGTAAGGGACATGATTTGCGCTTGCCCGGAATGGGCGCTGAGGAATTCAGCGCTTCAGGTTGACGACGACGTCGAGCAGATCCGCGCCGGTCTGGAACGATTTCGAGTTCGCGGTGAAGCCGCGCTGGGCCTCGATCATCCCGGTGAGCTCATCCGCGAGATCGACGTTGGAGTCTTCCAGGGCGCCGGACTGGATCGTCCCGAGTCCGCCGGTGCCGGCATTCCCGGCCTGCGCGTTGCCGGAGTTCATATTGGTCGAATAGACGTTACCAGGCTCCGGCGTCAGATTGTCGGGGCTCGGGACATCGGCGAGCATGATCGTGTAGAGCGTCATCTGCTGGCCATTCTTGAGGATCGCCGTGACGTGGCCGGCGTCGTCGACGTCGACCTTGTCGATCGCGGCGGGGGCGCTGCCGTTGACGGTTGCCTTGAAGCTGAAGTCGGTTCCGGTCTGCGTCATGTTCGACAGGTCCATGGTCACCGCCGCACCGCCGGGAACGGTGAAGGAAAGAGTCGTCGGGCTCGCCGCGGCCAGCGCGCCTTTGCCGGTTGCCGTGGTATCGAAGGTGAAGGTGGTGGCGGCGCCGACCGACGTACCCGTCGCGGAGTTATAAGCCTGGATCTGCCAGGTGTCCGAGCCGGCGGCCGTCGCAGTGTGGGACATGTAGACGTCGAGCGTAACGGCCTGGCCGATATTGTTGTAGGCCACGATCGAGCTCTTCGATGAGTACGACGCCGGGCCGGGCGGACCGGCGATCACAGCCGCTTTCGGATCCAGATTGCCGGTCGTGAGCGTCCCCGCCGTCGACGGCACGGGCACTTGCGAAACCTGGGCAATGTTGACGATCTGCATGCCGGACAGGCTGTTCTGCGAGAAATTGGTCACTTTACCGGGCTGCCCCAGAAGGTAATAGCCAGCCGCGTTGACCAGATTACCCTGGGCGTCAGGCACGAACGAGCCGGCACGCGTCAGATATTGCTGCGTGTTGTTGGCGTTCGACACCACGAAGAAGCCGTTGCCCTGGACCGCGAGGTCCGTGGTCGACGTGGTGAACTGCGTGTGTCCTGCGTCGCTGATGGCGTAGCGGACAGTCGTCTCGACGGCGCCGGAATCGTAATTGCCCGAACCGCTCTTCAGGATCAGTGACGAGAATTCCGTCGAAGCCCGCTTGTAACCGGTGGTGTTGACGTTCGCGATGTTGTCCGAGACCGTCGACAGCTTGTTGGATTGCGCGGACATGCCGGAAACGCCGGTGCGCATAACACCATACAGGCTCATGGATTGGGCTCCTTTGGTAGGTTGCAGCTACAATGAGGGTTCTTGCTTGCGCGGGGCTGATGATTGGGAACCGTGCACAACTTCATGTTGTCAGGTCGTTTTCGGCTGACAGAACGAGCGCGCCTTGTCTGTCCACGCGCCGAAACCGCTCGAGACGAGATGAGCGACGATGTGACAGACATAGCGCTTCTGCGCCGGCTGGTTGTTGGGGCCCGCATTGTAGCGGGCGACCGCCATGGTCCAGCTTCCCTCGCGCTGTTTCAGCTCCTTCAGGAAGCGCGCGGCGTAGTCGACATTCCGGGCGGGATCGAACATCGCCCGCACCGAAGTGAACTTGTCGCCGTGGTAGTAGTGGTTGATCTGCATGCAGCCGAGGTCGATCAGCTTGATGCCCTTGGCTCGCATCGCCTCGAAATTCGCGATCGCGTCCTCCATGTCCTTGGCGAACACGGTCTGACCGTCGGCGCCGAGCGCATAAGGATAGAGCGCCCCGCGCCGTCCGGTCTCGGTGAGGCCGACGGCGTAGAGAATGCCGAGCGGGATGCCGTGCTGCTGGGCCGCACGCGCCATCTCGCGCTCGCAGGGGCGCGCGCTGTCGGCGGCCGCCTCGGCGGCGCCGGCGTTACAGATAAACAGGGCCGCGACGAATCTGCGGCGCCACGTCCTGGTCATGACGCGTCTCCTGGTTGGACTGGCGCTCC
Protein-coding regions in this window:
- a CDS encoding flagellar hook protein FlgE, with the protein product MSLYGVMRTGVSGMSAQSNKLSTVSDNIANVNTTGYKRASTEFSSLILKSGSGNYDSGAVETTVRYAISDAGHTQFTTSTTDLAVQGNGFFVVSNANNTQQYLTRAGSFVPDAQGNLVNAAGYYLLGQPGKVTNFSQNSLSGMQIVNIAQVSQVPVPSTAGTLTTGNLDPKAAVIAGPPGPASYSSKSSIVAYNNIGQAVTLDVYMSHTATAAGSDTWQIQAYNSATGTSVGAATTFTFDTTATGKGALAAASPTTLSFTVPGGAAVTMDLSNMTQTGTDFSFKATVNGSAPAAIDKVDVDDAGHVTAILKNGQQMTLYTIMLADVPSPDNLTPEPGNVYSTNMNSGNAQAGNAGTGGLGTIQSGALEDSNVDLADELTGMIEAQRGFTANSKSFQTGADLLDVVVNLKR
- a CDS encoding lytic transglycosylase domain-containing protein encodes the protein MTRTWRRRFVAALFICNAGAAEAAADSARPCEREMARAAQQHGIPLGILYAVGLTETGRRGALYPYALGADGQTVFAKDMEDAIANFEAMRAKGIKLIDLGCMQINHYYHGDKFTSVRAMFDPARNVDYAARFLKELKQREGSWTMAVARYNAGPNNQPAQKRYVCHIVAHLVSSGFGAWTDKARSFCQPKTT